One window of the Deltaproteobacteria bacterium genome contains the following:
- a CDS encoding YebC/PmpR family DNA-binding transcriptional regulator has translation MSGHSKWATIKRKKGAADAKRGKLFSKIIKELTIAARDGGGDPGGNPRLRTVLEKAKAANMPQDNVTRAIKRGTGELEGVTYEEITFEGYGPGGAALMLEVVTDNRNRTVADIRHCFMKHGGNLGETNCVGWMFTRRGVLAFEKVKVTEEQLMETAIGAGAEDLRDAGDAFEVVTDTAHFHPVQEACKAAGLTPTSAELRLEASTTLRLEGHDAERMLKLMEALEDHDDVQNVYANFDIDDALMEQLAS, from the coding sequence ATGTCCGGTCATTCCAAGTGGGCGACGATTAAACGGAAGAAGGGCGCGGCGGATGCGAAGCGCGGCAAACTCTTTTCCAAGATCATTAAAGAACTGACGATCGCGGCGCGCGACGGCGGCGGCGATCCGGGCGGGAATCCGCGGTTGCGCACCGTGTTGGAAAAGGCCAAGGCGGCCAATATGCCGCAAGACAACGTCACGCGCGCGATCAAACGCGGGACCGGGGAACTCGAAGGCGTGACCTATGAAGAAATCACGTTTGAAGGCTACGGCCCGGGCGGCGCGGCGCTGATGCTCGAAGTCGTCACCGACAATCGGAATCGGACCGTCGCGGATATTCGGCACTGTTTTATGAAACACGGCGGCAATTTGGGCGAAACCAATTGCGTCGGCTGGATGTTCACGCGGCGTGGCGTGCTCGCGTTCGAGAAGGTCAAGGTAACGGAAGAACAGCTGATGGAAACGGCGATCGGCGCGGGCGCTGAAGATCTGCGTGATGCCGGCGATGCGTTCGAAGTCGTGACCGACACGGCCCATTTTCATCCGGTCCAAGAGGCCTGCAAGGCGGCGGGGCTCACGCCGACGTCGGCCGAACTGCGACTGGAGGCTTCGACGACGCTCCGGTTGGAAGGCCACGACGCGGAGCGGATGTTGAAACTGATGGAAGCGCTCGAAGATCACGACGACGTCCAAAACGTCTACGCCAATTTCGACATCGACGACGCGTTAATGGAACAATTAGCGTCGTAA
- a CDS encoding O-antigen ligase family protein, translated as MLSLLPATLLALWWSALLWTWVRAWPRPFDDWKNGLFYLGASLLVCRALWQRARVSLRWDVWHGVIGLYATVALLPLVWRSGPWYEGLLEAARCWLWIGLAWAFAQWSSAAQWRVAAWSVANVAMIAALSAVHAYLLPIWSAQREVFLWPIGHVSYYGDLMAMHLPLAGYGLWRATRRWKVWWGAACVTLLFGVLFSGNRTSFTGLCLAVVAALACCWWRWPAARRRVLRWSVAACLFGAVLLIWHPPSVRGHAESVVSRMTRMFVPPPHADWRGLLDDVTSNRWHTYETTTNIIAARPLLGWGIGSFRFVYPEFAHRRDPDYLSNATTWYMHPHQEWLHQAMEVGLIGLSCFCLWWGMLLWRGCRSLTRVTTAAETAALLAGLLGCGLVIWSWLWSTNYAYPLSRLLAAFCVVLVWRGHRATVEATVVGAWRWWRPMALIITLSASVLLMAHHASLYAVQRAIHASTEATRLVWARTAHRLAPGAFDPLYLYASVLTHHDAAAPTIALWESVLRQYPYVPVVLYEAALAHLQHGDPESAIQLLRHAVANSPAFTPAETLLQELEGEEKR; from the coding sequence GTGTTGTCACTGTTGCCTGCGACACTGCTCGCCCTCTGGTGGAGTGCGTTGCTCTGGACTTGGGTGCGTGCCTGGCCGCGCCCGTTCGACGATTGGAAAAACGGACTTTTTTATCTCGGTGCAAGTTTGCTCGTGTGTCGCGCGCTGTGGCAACGGGCTCGCGTGTCGCTGCGCTGGGATGTCTGGCACGGCGTGATCGGGCTCTATGCCACCGTTGCACTGCTGCCGCTCGTTTGGCGGTCGGGCCCGTGGTACGAAGGTCTCCTCGAGGCGGCGCGGTGCTGGCTTTGGATCGGTCTGGCATGGGCCTTTGCGCAATGGTCCTCGGCGGCGCAGTGGCGAGTGGCGGCGTGGAGTGTCGCCAACGTCGCCATGATCGCGGCATTGAGTGCGGTGCATGCGTATCTCCTCCCCATTTGGTCGGCACAACGCGAGGTCTTTCTCTGGCCGATCGGCCATGTCAGTTATTACGGCGACCTGATGGCCATGCACCTCCCGCTCGCGGGATACGGGCTGTGGCGCGCGACGCGGAGATGGAAGGTGTGGTGGGGTGCGGCCTGCGTTACGCTCCTCTTTGGCGTGTTGTTCTCCGGCAATCGGACGAGCTTTACCGGTCTGTGCCTCGCCGTCGTCGCCGCGCTCGCGTGTTGCTGGTGGCGATGGCCTGCGGCGCGGCGTCGTGTGCTGCGTTGGAGTGTCGCGGCGTGCCTGTTCGGTGCGGTGCTGCTCATCTGGCATCCGCCGAGTGTGCGAGGACATGCGGAGTCGGTCGTGAGTCGGATGACGCGCATGTTTGTGCCGCCGCCGCATGCCGATTGGCGCGGTCTTCTTGATGACGTCACGTCCAACCGTTGGCACACTTACGAAACGACCACCAATATCATCGCGGCGCGACCGTTGCTCGGCTGGGGAATCGGGAGTTTTCGCTTCGTCTATCCGGAATTTGCGCATCGTCGCGACCCGGACTATTTGTCGAATGCGACGACGTGGTACATGCATCCGCATCAGGAATGGCTGCATCAGGCGATGGAAGTGGGGCTGATCGGACTCTCCTGTTTTTGTCTCTGGTGGGGGATGTTGCTCTGGCGTGGCTGTCGATCGCTGACACGCGTCACCACGGCTGCGGAAACGGCTGCGCTGCTGGCCGGTCTTTTGGGTTGCGGCCTCGTGATCTGGAGTTGGTTGTGGAGCACAAACTATGCGTATCCCCTGTCCCGTTTGCTCGCCGCGTTCTGTGTCGTACTCGTGTGGCGCGGACATCGAGCGACTGTTGAGGCGACCGTGGTTGGTGCTTGGCGTTGGTGGCGTCCGATGGCATTGATAATCACGCTGTCGGCGAGCGTGTTGCTCATGGCGCATCACGCCTCGCTCTATGCCGTGCAGCGGGCGATCCATGCGTCAACGGAGGCGACACGACTGGTGTGGGCGCGCACGGCGCATCGATTGGCCCCCGGCGCCTTTGATCCGTTGTACTTGTACGCGAGCGTGTTGACCCATCACGACGCCGCCGCTCCGACGATTGCGCTCTGGGAGTCGGTACTGCGGCAATATCCGTACGTCCCGGTCGTGCTCTATGAAGCCGCCCTCGCGCATCTGCAACACGGCGATCCGGAAAGCGCCATCCAGTTACTGCGCCACGCGGTGGCGAATTCGCCTGCGTTCACCCCGGCGGAGACGCTGCTGCAGGAGTTGGAGGGCGAGGAAAAGCGGTGA
- the ruvC gene encoding crossover junction endodeoxyribonuclease RuvC — protein sequence MRIIGIDPGSVITGYGVVERQGNRLRHIDNGVIRPRTVATYPARLAHIYDALRACVAQFSPDALAIEEVFVAKNVRSALHLGQARGIALLVAAQSNLTITEYSTRTVKQSVVGNGAATKEQVQYMVTKLLALPEPPSPDAADALAVAIAHAYHLRG from the coding sequence ATGCGTATCATCGGCATCGATCCGGGGAGTGTGATCACGGGATATGGCGTGGTGGAGCGGCAGGGAAACCGGCTGCGTCACATCGACAACGGCGTGATCCGTCCCCGCACTGTGGCGACATATCCCGCCCGCTTAGCCCACATTTACGACGCGCTCCGCGCATGCGTGGCGCAATTTTCGCCGGATGCGCTGGCGATCGAGGAAGTCTTCGTCGCGAAGAACGTCCGCAGCGCACTCCACTTGGGTCAAGCGCGTGGGATTGCGCTTCTCGTCGCGGCACAAAGTAACCTGACGATTACCGAATACAGTACGCGGACGGTCAAACAGAGCGTCGTGGGCAATGGTGCGGCGACCAAAGAGCAAGTCCAATATATGGTGACGAAGTTATTGGCCCTCCCGGAGCCGCCGTCGCCCGATGCCGCCGACGCGCTCGCCGTTGCGATCGCCCATGCGTATCATCTGCGGGGGTGA
- a CDS encoding retroviral-like aspartic protease family protein, producing the protein MGEVRAICQLAKVGHQGATIEVDALVDTGAVMVLLPEDLVDALGLERNGKVVVALANDQKIELPVALPLSLSIGNRSMVTDCLVGPPQCEALIGQIVLERLDLIVDPLKKILISRPESPYLPSLKMK; encoded by the coding sequence ATGGGTGAAGTACGAGCCATTTGCCAATTAGCCAAGGTCGGTCATCAAGGCGCGACGATTGAAGTGGATGCCCTGGTGGACACCGGAGCTGTGATGGTGTTGCTGCCGGAAGACCTCGTCGATGCGCTTGGTCTGGAGCGTAACGGGAAGGTAGTGGTTGCGCTGGCCAACGATCAGAAGATTGAACTCCCGGTAGCCCTCCCGCTCTCGCTCAGCATCGGAAATCGTTCCATGGTAACCGACTGCCTCGTCGGCCCCCCCCAATGCGAAGCACTGATCGGACAGATTGTGCTCGAGCGACTGGATCTGATTGTCGACCCGCTGAAGAAGATCCTTATTTCCCGTCCCGAGTCACCCTATCTTCCATCATTGAAGATGAAGTAA